tATCTGTCTGGTTTATAAAAGTATATAAACTGCTTCCTATAGTATCAGTGCTTTCTCAAATGATACTGTGATGTACAGTAGTGCATCAAACCTTTCATGGCCACATAAACATGCAGCCACTTAGCAGATACATCCAACCGTCTGATCTGATGTTATGAGATAATGGATTATGAGACAATGGACTCCTGGGAATATACAGTAGAAATAAAAGGCTCTGGCTGTATGAAGCATTGATTTTATAAAGGCCTGGCTGCACAGTTTAACaaagataatttaaaaaaaacgatgACATTGAAATTTATATGGGCAGAATATTATagggtttattttattttgaagttaaaGGGCGTGAGGTGGAACTGTGGTTATGAGGTGTCAAAGCAGGAGGGGGTTTATATACAGGATATTTGAAATATAAGGGCAGACTAAACTATATTTTCTTGCTTCACCTGcacattgtttgtttgtgtgtgtgtgtgtgtgtgcgtgtgcagctgtgtgcagtgtcatctctctctttctctctgacctCATTCTGCAGGTTTCTTATCATACATCACTATAAATAGCTTTTTATCAATATCAGCATTATTTTTGTCATTGCCAAATTAGATCATTACATCTATAAGTTGTCTGACAGTGCTGGGATACAAAAATTATCTAACTATGGTTTCTTTGGCCACGTCCCCGCCCTGAGCCTGGTTTTGTTGGAGGTTTCCTCCTTTTTAaatgcatgttttctctctccatgttcatataacctgtgtgtgtgtgtaactacaaacactctgcaggttggactgCATGCAGCGGTCTCAGGCCGTGTCAATAACTGTCAGTTGTCACCGTCAATAATTAATGACACAATTAGCTCTTGAGCCGTCTGACACACTCTCCCACTGTCGAATGCTTCGCTGGCAGCCTCCTCCCTCCGACTGAGCTGAACACTTATTGATTTCCTGCCTCATCATGCTGAGTCGTGTCCCGGCCGTGTGGGAAGAAGCACACCCTGgacttttctctgtgtctgctgatgtgttgctctttctctgtgtgGCTGCATTTAACTGGATCTGCATGTTTGTCAAACAGTGTCGTGGCCGATGCAAATCTCAGTGGAAGACCATGAACTGTTCTCTGGTTGGTCGCTGCACAACAGTGGTGGAAGTGAGAGTGAGAAAGTATCATTGAATGAGAataacaaatatacaaaacattCAAATGCAGGAGGTCATAGAGGTTTGCAACTAAAGATTATTTACATAATGGTCAAGTCGTCTTTGTCCAACCAGTAGTCTGAGCCTCaaaatcataaaaatgtattaatattaataaaataattaaacctAAAGCATAAAAGtcacattttagaaaaaatgtCGTTCTGTCAGTCCCCCTCATCaaatcaatttgtttttgtatacAAAGTGGTTCGGAAGTACAATATAGAGTTGAATAGAATAgatgatattttatttactttgtgttgAAGTACTCTTTAAATTTTGGGTTTATTTTGATTCTATTTTGCTATTGTAAAACATGTTACATATGGTTGAGAGATATAACAATAACATGTTAAGTGATTATTggtttgaaatgtaaatttcAAATGTGCAGTTTGTATTAATCTAGCATTGTGttatttaaccctttgatagAATCAGTTAGATTAAGTCTGCCGCTCTCTGAGGCTCAAGTGGTTTATTACAGTCATGGACTCAGTGTCGACTTCTTCAGGCTTCAcagccaaacaaaccaaacagagggagaaggagaagaggagaagagtttCTCTTGTTATCAGTTTAATtccagaggaagtgaagaaaacCCCCCAGACTGAAATGAcaccttctctcctttcctctgctcTCGTTCCTTCATCCTCTCTGTCGGGGGATAGCGATCATAACCACCAGGCTCATGTGCTGTGGTCGTTGTGTTTATCGGCTCTGGATGTTTCTTGTGTTACTGTGTCTCGGAGCCGCCTGGAGAGTCGGGGGGGAAGCCGTGAGACCGGATCTGGCATCGCTTCCTCTGATAAGTGCCGACTGCAGGTGCTCAGGAGACCTTTCATTGAGTTTTTTAATCTCCCTAAGTCAAACTGGTTCCTCCCATCGGTTGTCTGTAAAGTAAACTCCACTCGctctgtttactgttttctatTGAGGGCAGACATTTCCATTCCATTTGGATTTAGGAAACCAATgttaacagttttatttaccAAACCCATCACAATACAAACTGCTGTATTCATGCATTTTACAAGTATTCAATCAGCCATGCAGATATATGGACCTCAGCCTCTATTGTCTGTTATAATAAACCTTATCACAGCAGTGCACCCAGTAACTGTTCTGCCAATTCACTGTTGGTTGTGTGAGATAACTCAGAAACACACTGCACTAGGGTTTGTGAGACATTCACGTGTTTATTCATATGTCACTTCATTTTCTACATAAGGAATAAAAGGGCGTATTTAAAGCAAAGTTatgctgttttatttatattaaggTCAAAAAGGAAAATTCGAAACAAtgagagatttaaaaaagagcAGAGTAAaatggtaaaagtaaaaagaaagagggataAACCTTTGTAAAAATAAGTTTAACGAATAGAGGAGTGCGAACCAAATAGAtagaaatatgtaaaataataacataagaTGCAATACAATGATGCttcaagcaaaagaaaaagaaagaaagttaatcagagaatttaaaaatgacaaGCAGTGGATGAAAGTGAAAGGTTTAAGGGATTTACGTTATGTGGTTTTCTACATGTGTTGTAATCATTCAAGACTCAGTGTGTACTTGGATGTTTGAAATGCACGGGACCCTCCTCTCACAGTTCTGATATGTGACTGTTGAATTAGTCAGGCTGTGGTGTGAGGTCCTTCCTCCCGGGTTTTCTGAACTTCTCTAATTCTTGACCACAAATCCAACGTCCTGACTTCTGTGGCCTGTGCAGCGTATTCAGCAAACTCTCCTGATGAGGACATGAGCTCCTACTTCACAACCAAGAACATTTGCTCTACAAGTGTCTATTGACAGAGGATTTGATGTTGCATTGCAAACCGATCCATCTGTTTAGTTGTGAAAGACTGTTTCCCACCCTGAGGCCACTACCTGTTTGACCCTCTGCCCTCAGGGAGGCGCTACAGGTGATTAAAAACTCAGACCACCACATTCCTGAACAGGCACCCTCTATATCATTGATATTTGCATAGGTTTTATGATTCTTTTTATGATTCTTGTATTATTCTTGTATTGTGTGATATCTTAcacctgtctatctgtctgtctgtctctctgtctctctgtctctctgtctgtcataCTTGAACTATTAGAATTATTGCTGTAGCCCACAGCTGTCTGCCAAAGTGATGATTTTAAATAGAACCTGATTATAAATAGCACAGCCTACTTTAGCAAGAGGCCGCTCGCTGCCACATTTGTAATCTAATGCCTCTATTTTTCAATGAAGTGACCTAGTAACCTTAATAAACAGCCCCACTAACCCACTGTGTTGTCACTGAGACGTTCAGGGTGTCACAGCCTCAACGAGCAGAAACAAACTCCCTCACCTCATCGTGGTTTGTGTCTTTCACGTTTCtatctgcatttctttgttACTTTCCTTAAGTATATTTTTCATGTCTATCAACACTTTAAGTGGGtttattttcaggtacttttcacttGTACACCACTACATACATGAGCTCaaatctgtactttctactcctctACATTTCACAATGCGTTGCATGTTCAGTCGCTCAGTCACGCTCCAATCAGAGCGAGCCGGTAACACTAGACTCTGTCAACGAGAGTAAATCACTCACTGATGAAGAAACTGCTGAAATGGATTCAGAGACTCGGCTACACACTGCAAGTACTTTCAATATGTAAAGTATATATGTAAAATCAAACACTTACTTTACCTTTTCTAATTTTATTCAATACAGTTAGTATGTTTAAAATTAACTGCTTACTTACTTAACTTGTTCTCCCTTATCTTAAGTTTAAAAGTACTTGAgcacatttttgtgtatttgcctGTACTTTTACTACTTTCATGTTATGGCGATCGTGGTGGTGGATCATGACAATAACTTCTCTATTTCATTTGTCATCGCTGGGCAGCAAGGGGGtagaggggtagagcggtcgtcctccaacctgaaggtcggcagttcgatccccagtcttccacatctgcatgccaaagtgtccttgggcaagatgctgaatccCGAgctgcccctcatagaacaacaaagtgctgctaatagatgcactgtgtgaatgggtgaatgtaaaactgtactgtaaagagctttgagtggtcatcatcagactagaaaatctcatataaatacaaaactatttaccatttaccatctTTATCGGTCATTGTCTGATGTATTAAttctttaaacattgacacacttttCCACTGTAGAAAAAACTGGTTTCTTCTAATCATTGTTGAGCATCTATTGAACTTCTGTCAGTCCTgggtgagggatccctctcatGTGGCTCTTCTACattcagtttttagttttttcttactCTTGGATggatcgattgattgattgattgattgattgattgattgattgattgattgaggatggattgattgatggatcgATTGTGACCCCTGCACCCACCGTGCTGGTGTCAACTCCTGGCTCACTTTtcccagcagagggcgctcacaGCCCGTCCTATCCCTCcccgctccctccctccacacCACGGCAGAGACACCTCCATCCAAACTGCGGTGCCCATCTGATTCCTTTAATTGCTTCCTTCCTGTAGTTAATTGATGCCAATCTGTCCCTGGCTCTAAAACCACCGGGCTACGTTACACACACGGCCCTTGGGGGAGTCGACTTATTTCTAAAGTGTGCATGTTAAACTTGCAGATTCGTTACGCGCAGACAtcagtgtgtgcttgtgtgtatgttgtgtgtgtatgtgtgtgtgtagcagtggcTTTGTGCAGGAATCACCTGTTCCGGTGCAGTGTGGCTGTCACAGCCCGCAGAGAGCTCGAGGTAAGCGGCTGCACCTGTGCACCTTTCCCCCCCATTCATCTAGAACCTGGTGCGTAAAAGGCACAAACCTCCTGGCACCGTGCATTTCTGCAGACAAGTGCACATAAAAGAGCGatgttatattttaaaaaaaacaatgtaaacTAGTCATTCAATTGCATATATGTTAGATGATAGATCTGATTCATAGATCAATAATGCTGAGGGTATGATATTGGTGTAATTGGGTGATTTGCTGATGATATCAAGTAGTAAACTAAGTCCAGCCTACTCTCTGTCACTACTACTTACGGTAGTGTTTTCCACTGTCTCCAGTCAATGGCAGCTCTTTACTCTACTATGACCCCTCCCACTTCCAGCCCTAGAAGTAGACCCGGTGCAaagctggagaaaacaacaccagCTGGCTGTGCAAACATCTAAataaatgcgtgtgtgtgtcgaaCGTGCATTGATTGTTGTCATGCACGAAAACTCGATTGTGTATGCAAAGGCGCatggagaggggtggggggggtttagGGCGTGTTGCAGAGTCAAAACGCCGGCGAGGGATTTTCGCGCGAAAAAAAAAATCGCGGAGGGATCCGGCGGCGGAAGGACGCGGGGGAGGTGATCCGGCTTCTATTTCATTGCAGCCCGGCGGAGCTCAGCTGTGATTCTCACGCTGCCGGTGACAGAGTGCACGTCGCCCCCATCGGGTCGCTGGCtgcccacccaccccccccacacctcctgCACGTGAACATCCCGCGGAAGGACTTAATGGTTCCGGTCGCACTGGAATACAAAACTCTTGCTGGTTGTGTTGGGGTTTTTTTTATGCGCATTTTGGCTCCGATTCCCAGCGTCTGTGGATTTGGACGAGAAGCTGAAATCTGAAAGGTAAGAGAGGAGGGTTGTGTTCTGGAGCACGCACAGACATCTAGTCCTCACACTGagagggacagtgtgtgtgtctgcgggacagtgtgtgtgtctgctggacagtgtgtgtgtgtgtctgctggacagtgtgtgtctgctggacagtgtgtgtgtctgcgggacggtgtgtgtgtctgctgtcagCTGCAGGTTCCTCCGGCTGCAGGTTATCTGCACCTGCTGCACCACGCACCCGCAGCGTGCACCGGTGGATGTTGTGGAGTGACCATGTGACgcttcctcctccaggttcaATGCCCGGCAGCTGTTTGAAGCCGCACATCTGTATAAACAAGCTCTAACCCTCTCTTTGCTTtgttgtgccccccccccaggaggaccaggacccTCCGCTCGGACGCATCATGCCGCTGAACTCGAGTTTAGCGAGTAAAAACTATGACTTGGACTACGACTCCCTGCAGCCCTACTTCTACTACGACAACGAGGAGGAGGCGTTctacccgcagcagctgcagccgcccGCACCCAGCGAGGACATCTGGAAGAAGTTCGAGCTGCTGCCgaccccccccctgtccccgAGCCGACGACCCTCCCTGTCCAGCCTGTTCCCCTCCACCGCGGACCAGCTGGAGATGGTCACCGAGTTCCTGGGCGACGACGCGGTGAACCAGAGCATCATCTGCGACGCCGACTACTCGCAGAGCTTCCTGAAGTCCATCATCATCCAGGACTGCATGTGGAGCGGCTTCTCTGCCGCGGCCAAGCTGGAGAAGGTGGTGTCCGAGCGGCTCGCGTCGCTGCACGCCGCCCGGAAGGAGGCTCCGGAGCCCGGGGCAGCCGCCGCCGGGGCAGCCGCTGCGTGGAGGCTGAACAGCAGCTACCTGCAGGACCTGAGCACCGCGGCCACGGAGTGCATCGACCCCTCCGTGGTGTTCCCCTATCCCATCGCGGAGACCCCCAAGCAGAGTGTGGCAGGGTCGCCGCCGCCGAGCAAGGACCTGGGGCTGGACACGCCGCCCAACagcggctgcagcagctccagcagctgtaGTGAATCAGGTGGGTGGTGGATGTGTCTCCTCCAGCAGGCACACCCCTctgtgcatcacacacacatctcagtcacacacacacatctccatcactcacacacatctccatcacacacacacacatctccatccCAGCCACTGATGAGGAGGATTATTGTTTGGATGCATGCAATCTGCAGACAGGCGGTAGAGCCGAGCTGCCATGTCATGTTGTAGACAGCTGTAAGATCAGCAAAATGCATGTTAAGCAATCCACCCAtgtgcaagggggggggggggcgagaaaTGCATTGCAGGGATtttaacccccccctcccttttccCCTTACTGCTGTGACATGCATTTAAGACCGGATTGCTGATGCCGGAGCCGAGTGTGActgtttctttttgcttttttgcagaggatgaggatggagacgaggatgatgaggaggaagaggaggaagaggaggaggaccaggaggaagaggaggagatagaCGTGGTCACCGTAGAGAAGAGGCAGGCGGTGAAACGGTGCGACCCCAGCCCGCTGGAGACAAGGCAGCCCAGCCCGCTCGTGCTGAAGAGGTGTCACGTCTCCACCCAACAGCATAACTACGCCGCCCATCCATCCATGAGGCAGGAGCAGCCGGCGGTCAAGAGGGTGAAGCTGGagaacagcagcagtggaggaggaggaggaggaggaggtggaggcagcGGCGGCCACAGCAGGGTCCTCAAACAGATCAGCAGCAACCGCAAGTGTCTGAGCCCGCGGACGTCAGACACCGAGGACTATGACAAGAGAAGGACTCACAACGTTCTGGAGCGCCAGAGGAGGAACGAGCTCAAGTTGAGCTTTTTCGCGCTGAGGGACGAGATCCCGGACGTGGCCAACAACGAGAAGGCGGCCAAGGTGGTGATCCTGAAGAAGGCCACGGAGTGTATCTACAGCATGCAGTCGGACGAACAGAgactcctcacacacaaagagcagcTGCGGAGGAAAAGCGAACTCTTAAAGCAGAGACTGGCACAGATGCAAGGCTCCCGCGCTTGAAGTTTGAATCGAGACTTTTtggccttttttgttttttatgcaaGTTCAAGACTTGAGGGTGTACAGTTCTTGTTGcatgcaaatgcaaaaaaacGGATTAAGTTGTTTTTGAAATCTCGTTTGATTTCGAAGTTGAAACTGCCTCAATAGAAGTTATGGGtggattaaatatttaaaagtttatttttattaataaaatattaaaaattggGCCGTCCCGTTGGGGGTCCaaactaaaatataaatttttatgttttgtatataattaatatttcctaagaaaatgtatttttggatCTCAATTGTCTGGATGTTCAGACCCAGTGTTTGGTTTTTTCCATTATGTTCATAGATTctttttgaaatataaaaaatgtttcctCTTGAATTTGTGTCCTTGTTCttgcagtgaaaacaaacacacaaacacacacacattacattacattacatgttggAGGTGGAGTTTGgtcacaacagagagagagaggagacaaaccACATCCATGATAAAAGCATCATGAGTGACGTCCAATTCTGATTGACAGGTTTATGTGATGATGATTGATGATGTTCAGGTGAAGACGACCATCTCCCACTGACTCTTTCTGGTAAGACATGAAGGGATTCAGGGGTCAAGTCCATATCTTCACTGGAAGACGCAGTTTTAATGATGGGTCTCGAAGACAATCAGGTAATTTTTGTAAACTGCCACCTTAACTGTTTTTAGAAGAGCCTGTTAATAAAGGCATGGCATTATAATAAACAACCATATCCCTCCTTTGTATTTTctggtttatttattcagaaacacaataaatataCCAGAAACAGTTGAAACATCTGGTTTTACACAAAGCTAATATCTCACAGGACTTACCTATTGAACATTGAGAGCTTCAGGTCACTGGACTAAAATAGCTTGTATGACAGATCTGTCAAATAACTTAAAGTCAAGTGTCAGATTTATAAGAACACAGATGCAGTGTTTCAAAGATAAACAGGTTGGTTTACAGTTGCCTTATTGATAAAACTCATAATATAGGATTTTTATCAAAATAAACAAGTTCACATTCCTCCTCGAACATTGCTGATTCCTCTGATTCTAATCAATAATCACTTAATGTAggtttgaaatgaaacacaatG
The genomic region above belongs to Limanda limanda chromosome 20, fLimLim1.1, whole genome shotgun sequence and contains:
- the myca gene encoding transcriptional regulator Myc-A; the encoded protein is MPLNSSLASKNYDLDYDSLQPYFYYDNEEEAFYPQQLQPPAPSEDIWKKFELLPTPPLSPSRRPSLSSLFPSTADQLEMVTEFLGDDAVNQSIICDADYSQSFLKSIIIQDCMWSGFSAAAKLEKVVSERLASLHAARKEAPEPGAAAAGAAAAWRLNSSYLQDLSTAATECIDPSVVFPYPIAETPKQSVAGSPPPSKDLGLDTPPNSGCSSSSSCSESEDEDGDEDDEEEEEEEEEDQEEEEEIDVVTVEKRQAVKRCDPSPLETRQPSPLVLKRCHVSTQQHNYAAHPSMRQEQPAVKRVKLENSSSGGGGGGGGGGSGGHSRVLKQISSNRKCLSPRTSDTEDYDKRRTHNVLERQRRNELKLSFFALRDEIPDVANNEKAAKVVILKKATECIYSMQSDEQRLLTHKEQLRRKSELLKQRLAQMQGSRA